In the genome of Drosophila pseudoobscura strain MV-25-SWS-2005 chromosome 3, UCI_Dpse_MV25, whole genome shotgun sequence, one region contains:
- the LOC4804452 gene encoding late embryogenesis abundant protein ECP63 isoform X1: protein MFSSITDASKSSLKNIGDKTASLFSKKKDEAEKLANDKAVEAQKLAEEQAKKVGQSVQQTKNEAEQLATSTAKEAAALATAEAQKAGQAIDQGVNRAAGAVNQTKQAVDNTVQQASAAAQNSKQVAANIADASQRAAANAVDQTKKAANDAINKSVKAAENVADQKLKQAEGAIDGALKQTSQAVDQKLNEANQYVDQKRGAAEKSFQEAASHAQESAGQQATQLLGKLNLAPK, encoded by the exons ATGTTCAGCTCGATTACAG ATGCATCGAAAT CCTCGTTGAAGAACATTGGCGACAAGACCGCCAGTCTGTTCAGCAAGAAGAAGGATGAGGCTGAGAAATTGGCCAACGATAAGGCTGTCGAGGCTCAGAAGCTAGCCGAGGAGCAGGCCAAGAAGGTTGGTCAGTCCGTGCAGCAGACGAAGAACGAGGCCGAGCAGTTGGCCACGAGCACAG CCAAGGAGGCTGCCGCTTTGGCCACGGCCGAGGCCCAGAAGGCTGGACAGGCGATCGATCAGGGTGTGAATCGCGCTGCTGGAGCTGTCAATCAGACCAAGCAGGCTGTGGACAACACCGTTCAGCAGGCAAGTGCCGCCGCCCAGAACTCCAAGCAGGTGGCAGCCAACATTGCCGACGCTTCGCAGCGGGCAGCCGCGAATGCCGTGGATCAGACCAAGAAGGCAGCCAACGATGCCATCAACAAGAGTGTCAAGGCCGCTGAGAACGTGGCCGACCAGAAGTTGAAGCAGGCTGAAGGCGCCATCGATGGAGCGCTCAAGCAGACCAGCCAGGCGGTAGACCAGAAGCTGAACGAGGCTAATCAGTACGTCGACCAGAAGCGGGGAGCCGCCGAGAAAAGTTTCCAAGAGGCCGCTAGCCACGCTCAGGAGAGCGCCGGCCAACAGGCTACCCAGCTGCTGGGAAAACTCAACCTGGCCCCGAAGTAG
- the LOC4804452 gene encoding late embryogenesis abundant protein ECP63 isoform X3: protein MFSSITASLKNIGDKTASLFSKKKDEAEKLANDKAVEAQKLAEEQAKKVGQSVQQTKNEAEQLATSTAKEAAALATAEAQKAGQAIDQGVNRAAGAVNQTKQAVDNTVQQASAAAQNSKQVAANIADASQRAAANAVDQTKKAANDAINKSVKAAENVADQKLKQAEGAIDGALKQTSQAVDQKLNEANQYVDQKRGAAEKSFQEAASHAQESAGQQATQLLGKLNLAPK, encoded by the exons ATGTTCAGCTCGATTACAG CCTCGTTGAAGAACATTGGCGACAAGACCGCCAGTCTGTTCAGCAAGAAGAAGGATGAGGCTGAGAAATTGGCCAACGATAAGGCTGTCGAGGCTCAGAAGCTAGCCGAGGAGCAGGCCAAGAAGGTTGGTCAGTCCGTGCAGCAGACGAAGAACGAGGCCGAGCAGTTGGCCACGAGCACAG CCAAGGAGGCTGCCGCTTTGGCCACGGCCGAGGCCCAGAAGGCTGGACAGGCGATCGATCAGGGTGTGAATCGCGCTGCTGGAGCTGTCAATCAGACCAAGCAGGCTGTGGACAACACCGTTCAGCAGGCAAGTGCCGCCGCCCAGAACTCCAAGCAGGTGGCAGCCAACATTGCCGACGCTTCGCAGCGGGCAGCCGCGAATGCCGTGGATCAGACCAAGAAGGCAGCCAACGATGCCATCAACAAGAGTGTCAAGGCCGCTGAGAACGTGGCCGACCAGAAGTTGAAGCAGGCTGAAGGCGCCATCGATGGAGCGCTCAAGCAGACCAGCCAGGCGGTAGACCAGAAGCTGAACGAGGCTAATCAGTACGTCGACCAGAAGCGGGGAGCCGCCGAGAAAAGTTTCCAAGAGGCCGCTAGCCACGCTCAGGAGAGCGCCGGCCAACAGGCTACCCAGCTGCTGGGAAAACTCAACCTGGCCCCGAAGTAG